In Nitrosococcus halophilus Nc 4, the genomic stretch GCGCAATGGATGCTGTCCTTACTGTGGGATAAAGATTGACGGTGTGGGAATGTCGTCGTCCCATGAGTAGTAGGGGCACGTCGCGCCGTGCTCCTACCGCCGTTTCTAGGATTAAATCCTATTAGTCTCCAATTTTTGGTCTATTTTATTTTCCATGGTAATTCTTCTATGGATGCTGAAATGAATGCACCCCGTTGGGAACACTTCCCCCACCAAGGGGATGTAGGTGTCCGTGGCTTAGGCGCCAGTATGGAGGAGGCTTTTTGCGGTGCCGCTCTGGCATTGACGGCGACCATTGCCGATTTAGACACGGTTGCGCCTAAAGAGCGGGTGGAAGTGAAGTGCTCTGCGCCGGATAAGGAACTCTTGCTGGTGGAGTGGCTTAATGCCCTTGTATTTGAGATGGCAACCCGCCAGATGTTATTTAGCCACTTTGCGGTGTCAATTGAGGATGAGCATCTGGTAGGGGAGGCTTGGGGAGAGCCTGTGGATCGGAGCAAGCACGACCCTGCTGTAGAGGTTAAGGGCGCCACCCTAAGTGAGCTTCATGTAGAGCGCCGCCCGGAGGGTCTCTGGATCGCCCAGTGTATTGTGGATGTGTGAGAAGCCATGGATATTAGCCGCTTAACTCGAATTTCAGCGTATGCGTGGCGTATCGACCCTCACGGGGAGATGCGTGTGCCTAGCATCATCTATGCCAACGAAGACTTAATCCAGGCCATGGATGAGAAGGTCTATGAGCAGGTGCGGAACGTGGCTACCTTGCCGGGCATTGTGGAAGCGAGCTTTGCTATGCCTGATGCCCATTGGGGCTATGGATTTCCTATCGGCGGTGTAGCGGCCTTTGACCCGGCGCAAGGAGGAGTGATCTCGGCAGGTGGTGTGGGTTTTGATATTTCCTGTGGAGTCCGTACCCTCCACACGGGGCTCCGCCGGGAGCAGATTGAGGCGGTTAAAAGCTCCTTGGCTGACCGGCTGTACCATCAGATTCCTGCCGGCGTGGGGAGTAGGGGCGCTATCCATCTCAACGACCGGGAGATGAATGCCATGCTGGCCGGGGGAGCCCGGTGGGCGGTGGAGCGGGGCTACGGCCGTCCCGAGGATTTGGCGCGCATCGAAGAACAGGGCTGCATGCCGGGAGCGGTGCCCGATGAAGTCTCGGCCAAGGCCAAGAAGCGCCAGCAGGATGAAATGGGGACCCTAGGCTCAGGCAACCATTACCTGGAAGTTCAGCATGTGGTCGAAGTCTATGATCCAGAGACAGCCGCTGCCTTTGGCCTTTATGGGGGGGACATGGTGGTCACTATCCATTGCGGATCGCGGGGGCTAGGGCACCAAATCGGCACCGAATTTTTGAAGGATATGGCCATCGCCGCGCCTCGTTATGGGATTACGTTGCCGGATCGAGAATTGGCCTGTGCACCCATCCATTCTCCCTTGGGGGAGACCTATTTGGGGGCCATGCGTGCCGGGATTAATTGCGCTCTCGCTAATCGCCAGATCCTGACCCATCTGACCCGGCAAGTCTTTGCAGAAATCCTGCCGGAGGCGAATCTTACCCTCTTATATGATGTGTCTCATAACACCTGCAAAGTGGAAGAGCATGTCATTGACGGCCAGCGCAAACGGCTTTTTGTCCATCGCAAGGGCGCCACGCGAGCCTACGGGCCGGGGCATCCGGATTTGCCCGAGGCCCTGCGAGAGGTGGGACAGCCGGTCCTTATCGGAGGCTCCATGGGTACTAGTTCCCACATTTTGGTAGGGACAAAGGAGACCGAAGCGCTGGCCTTCAGTTCCGCTTGCCACGGGGCCGGGCGGAGTATGAGTCGTCATGAGGCTAAACGCCGTTGGTACGGTCGGGAAGTGGTGGACCGGCTCGCGAAGCGAGGCATTCTTATCCGAAGTGCTTCTTACCGGGGCGTGGCGGAGGAAGCCCCGGATGCCTATAAGGATGTGGATGCGGTTGTAGATGCAGCCCATGAATCCGGTTTGGCCCGTAAGGTGGCCCGTCTTGAGCCTCTCATTTGTATCAAGGGGTAGGTAACAGTTAGCTGATTTGTTTCAACTATTTTCAACACCAACCTAAAAGGTGATGCCATGAATGTGAAAGACCTTATGATTAAGAATGTGGCCACTTGCGGTCCTGAGACGACTTTGGATACGGTGGCGTTGCTGATGTGGGATAAAGACTGTGGGTCGATTCCTATTGTTGATGGTGAAGGTGCGCTGATTGGGGTGATTACGGACCGGGATATTGCCATGGGGTGCGGGCTTAATCATAAAGCCCCTTGGGAAATTACCGCCAGGGAAGTTTGGAACAACAGGCAGGTTTTTACTTCTCATCCGGACGATGATATCCATACGGCCCTTCAGGCGATGTCAGAGCACCGTATCCGGCGGCTCCTGGTCACTGACGGCAATGGGCATCTGGAAGGTATTCTATCCGCAGACGATATTGTGGCTTGTTCTGAAAAAGGCATGAGTGGAAGGAGGGCTCCAGAGCTTTCCTATGATGACACCATGGGAATGCTTAAGACGGTGTGCATCCATCATTAAAACAGACTAGTTTGGGGGCCTAAGAAAAATTGGCCTAAATCATGCCAATTAATGCGGTTTCTGGACTCTGTCTTTTAGAGCAAATCCCAAACCAGAAAAAATGCACGCTATTGTTCAACTCCTAATTTACATACAGTGAATTACCCGAAGCCCGGTTCAGATGTTTGCCGGGCTTTTTATTTCCCTGTCCATCAGCATAGAGGGGTTACTTTATTTTTTAGTCATTTTGCTTTACGTGATTGTCGGCCTCTCTTGATCTATTTTTATCGAGATTGTTAAGAAATTCCCTGAACCAGCGCGGATTAAAAAGGAGTATGTAAATCAAAAATAGCTCAGTCAACGGCAGGAATAAAGCGACATACTGTAGAACGATAATTCCCAAACAAATAATTAGACGAACATAGATATTCATTTAGCGACCCCTTCTTTTTTCTGAAAGTGGTTATTCTCTGGTTCAAGGTTTTCTCTTGAAGGGACTTTAGGATCGGAAAAATATAGACTAATGTTTAGTAACCGCATTGTCTAGGTGTAACGATGATTTCACCGATAAACTGATCATTCTCCGCTCTAAAATCATAGCGGGCACAGACTCCATGGGCAAAGAAGAGTTTCATCCCTTGAGATCGGCAAGCTCGTCTGAGCACGATGGGGCGTATCTCCTCCATAAATCGATTCTTATCGAATAGTTCTGAAGGGGGAGTGGTTTTAACGTAATGATAGATTAATTCTCCCTGTCTTCCTTCGACACTTCGAAGTTCTATTTCCGTTCCTACTTTTATGGGAAGCACCTGATTCATTTGCTCTGCCACGACACTCAGCACCTCTGCGGATGATAATTCTTTCGGATCGACTGTTTCTCCGCTAGGAAGAACCACCTGCCTTGTTCCTAACCAATTCATTCTTATAGCGATTACCACTATTATTAAAAAGAGAAGCAGTAGGGGATAGATCAAAATCTTTTTCATGGAACGCGCGGTTTAGTTGTGGCTGTTCTAAGAAAGTTTAGTTTAGATCTGTTTCCAACTCATTCAGTATTGGATTACTGATTACCAATGGAATAGGTACTTATTAATCGATATGAGTTTGGCGTGGGGGTGTAAACTTGGAATTTCCAAGTCTGGAATACTACCCGAAATGTTCATTTTTAATTTGTTGATATTGTCTTATACTGGTATATAAGAGCGGTGCATAAGAGCTTAGTGCAATTGAACCCGATTCAAATTACAGTAAAGCGTATTATCGACTTGACTCATCCTATTTATGAGGGTATGCCCTATTGGCCTAAGGGTGCGCCGTTTCACATGATACAAAGGGCAGATTATGCCCGTGAGGGTTACCAGTTCTACCGTTACGAGATGGATGAGAATACGGGAACTCATATAGATGCTCCTGCTCATTTTTCCCTTGGTAAGCGCAGCATCGATGAGATCCCATGTGACCAATTATTGGTGCCAACAGTGGTGATGGATATCAAAGAAAAGGTACGGGAAGACCGAGATTATCGGCTTTCAATATTTGACGTGTATGCTTGGGAAGAACGATATGGCCAAATTCCACCGCAGTCACTAGCTATCCTGAATACCGGCTGGTGCAAGTATTTTAGTGAGCCTGATCGCTACCTCAGTAGAGATGAAAAAGGGATCATGCATTTTCCCGGTTTCAGTCGCGACAGTGCTGAACTATTGGTTCAGCGAGAGGTGGCCGGGATTGGCATTGATACGCCAAGTGTTGATTATGGAGCGTCTGTGGATTTCCCCGTCCATAGAGTGATGCTGGGAGCGAACCGGTACCAAATTGAAAACTTGGCGAACTTAGATACTCTCCCAGCAACGGGAGCTTGTGTTTTTGTCGGTGTGCTGAAGGTTCGAAATGGCGTTGAGGCTCCAGCCAGGATCCTGGCACTGGTACCTTAGCTCAATAATATTCTTCTTCCTTCTCCCCTGGCGGGAGAAGGTGAGGATGAGGGTAGTCGTCGGAAATCAAAATCGTCCGACAGGCAGCAGATACAAAGCTTGTTCGTTGGGGGGCATTTCTAGAATTCTGGCTACTTCTTTATCCTCAAAGGCCCCAATCACCACCGCGCCTAGGCCTAGGGAGATAGCTTGCAACAGCACATTTTGGGCCGCGTGGCCTACTTCTATATGCATATAGCGTGCTCCCCGCTGGCCGTATTTACGAGCGGTGCGCTGTTCTACCCCAGAGAACACCAGCAGCGCCCCATTATGTCTAACCGGGTCCTGGCCCAAAGCGGCGCGGGCGAGTTGGTTCCGCCGGTCCTCAGTGGTAATCCGAAGCAGCGTGTGCTCATGGGGTTGATATTTGTATACCCCGGCCTCTAACTCCTGTGTCTGTCCTATAACGAGGTAGAGTTCCAAGGGATAGAGCGCGCCAGCGGAGGGGGCGGTGCGAAACCCCTGACCGTGGGTGACGCCTTGGGCTGCCCATAATAGCTGAGAGATTTCTTCCTTGCTTAAGGGCTGGCGACTGAGCTCTCGGATGGATCGCCGCTGCTGGAGGGCGGCCTCTACCGAGATTTTTCCCTCGTAGTGGGGCTGGGGCAGGGAGAGGGTCTCCGCTGGATCATTCATTGCCGCCACTCCATTGGTGGTGATCAAATCCGAGAACGCCAGGAGTAGAAACCGGGTCAGTTTTTTTCTGATCATTGGATATCCATTATTTGGCCTCAGATCAGTCCAGTTTCAGCAGAGAATAGCGCTGCAAGTCCTCCCGAGTCCACAAGGAGAGACCGGCCCTTTGGGCTACGGTTTCCACTGCGATAATAGCATCCGGGTCCTCAAAGATAATCTGGCCGGGAGTACCGGCTTCTTCTAATTGCTGCAATAGAAATTCGTCCAGGAATCGTTCTTCGTGGTGGCTGGAGAGGCGCCCCCGGAAGCCCCGGCGATGCATGCGCACATGAAAAGAGTTGTTAGCCAGTTGCGGCAACCAGGAAATCACGGTCTCACGGGCCTTGGTCTCGAACTCTTCGGGTGTTTGAAAGAGAAAGGTGGTGGTCACCGGGATCACATGGCCCAAAATGTCACGCAAGGAAGGTTCAGCCGCTACCCGTTGATGGAGTTGCCCTAGGAATTCATGGATATCCGGCACTTCCAGCACCAATACATTGTAAAAATCGGTGCGGTGGACGCTGCCGAACTCCTGTAGGAGATCCTTGGCGAGATTATAAGCGCCGCTGGTGCTGACCACTACGTTCCATTGTTGCATCTCGTGGGTTCCTTGATTAATGTTTAATTCTTTGATTTATTTGTGTTCTTCGTGCCTTTGTGGTGAGTTCGTGAATTATTCTGGCTAAGCCCCTCAGTGAAATAGTTACCCTACCTAAGTTTATAGGTGATCGGGTTGGTAAAATCGACGGCTTTTAGCAGGTTTTTCCAGTTCATGCCTAGTCGAGATTCTAGTGACTGAAGCGGGCATCCCTGATGAGTTGCTGAATGATAGTGACCAGTTGAGAGCCTCCAATTGGTTTATGGTGCACTTGACAGTCGAACTCTTTAGCTTCCTGTAACCAATCGGGTGAAGTATCCCCTGTCAAAATGATAGCGGGTATCCGGTGCCCTAGCAGGTGCCGCAAGTGCTGGATGACTTGAACTCCTGTTTTGTCTCCAGGTAAGCGGTAGTCAGAGATAATCACTGCGGGGTGAATATCCCCTTTTTCCAGTTGCGCTAGGGCCTCATTGCCGTGAGTGGCGGTGGTGAGTTGGAAACCTGACATCTCCAAGTATAGGCGCAAGGCATCGCTAATAGCAGGATCGTCTTCAATAAGGAGAACCGGGGTATGAGACGGGCTGCTTTCTGTAGGCGGCTCCACCGGCGGGGATTCCCGAGGTTCCTCTTTGTTTTCTTTTGCCATGGGGACTTCAATGGCGAACATGGAGCCCTTTCCAGGGGTAGAACGGATATCCAGGGAGTGGTCCAAGAGATGGGCTAAGCGCTCAACGATGCTCAGACCCAGCCCTAGTCCCCTGCGTTGATCCCGGGCGGGATTATCGGCTTGGTAAAATTCTTGAAAAATGACTTTCAGTTGCTCTTGGGGAATGCCAATGCCCGTGTCCCACACTTCGATGCGCAGATTGGGGCTCCGGCGGCGGCAGCCGAGCAGAATCTTGCCTCGGTCTGTGTGCTTGATGGCGTTAGAGAGCAGATTTTCAAGGATCTGTTCTAACAGGATCCGATCGCTACAAATCATGACCGAGCAGGGCACCATCCGTAAATTCAATCCCTTCTCCCGTGCGTGCAGCTCAAATTCATTGCGCAGGTAGTTGAGAAGGCTGGCTACGGGAAAGACAGTGAATTGGGGCTTGACCATACCGGCTTCAAGCTTGTTAATGTCGAGTAAGGTATTTAGCAAGTCCCCCATGTTCCTTAGAAGCGCTCCTTGCTGATCAATAAGTCTTCGGATTTCTGGATCTTTGAGCTTTTCCGTTAGGCTATCATTAAGAAAGCTGAGGGTTTGTAGCGGCTGGCGGAGGTCGTGGCTTGCGGTGGCGAGAAATTGTGATTTATGGATACTGGCCTGAACGGCCTTTTCCTTTGCCTCGCGCAGCGCGGTTT encodes the following:
- a CDS encoding RtcB family protein, which translates into the protein MDISRLTRISAYAWRIDPHGEMRVPSIIYANEDLIQAMDEKVYEQVRNVATLPGIVEASFAMPDAHWGYGFPIGGVAAFDPAQGGVISAGGVGFDISCGVRTLHTGLRREQIEAVKSSLADRLYHQIPAGVGSRGAIHLNDREMNAMLAGGARWAVERGYGRPEDLARIEEQGCMPGAVPDEVSAKAKKRQQDEMGTLGSGNHYLEVQHVVEVYDPETAAAFGLYGGDMVVTIHCGSRGLGHQIGTEFLKDMAIAAPRYGITLPDRELACAPIHSPLGETYLGAMRAGINCALANRQILTHLTRQVFAEILPEANLTLLYDVSHNTCKVEEHVIDGQRKRLFVHRKGATRAYGPGHPDLPEALREVGQPVLIGGSMGTSSHILVGTKETEALAFSSACHGAGRSMSRHEAKRRWYGREVVDRLAKRGILIRSASYRGVAEEAPDAYKDVDAVVDAAHESGLARKVARLEPLICIKG
- a CDS encoding archease, coding for MNAPRWEHFPHQGDVGVRGLGASMEEAFCGAALALTATIADLDTVAPKERVEVKCSAPDKELLLVEWLNALVFEMATRQMLFSHFAVSIEDEHLVGEAWGEPVDRSKHDPAVEVKGATLSELHVERRPEGLWIAQCIVDV
- a CDS encoding cyclase family protein translates to MNPIQITVKRIIDLTHPIYEGMPYWPKGAPFHMIQRADYAREGYQFYRYEMDENTGTHIDAPAHFSLGKRSIDEIPCDQLLVPTVVMDIKEKVREDRDYRLSIFDVYAWEERYGQIPPQSLAILNTGWCKYFSEPDRYLSRDEKGIMHFPGFSRDSAELLVQREVAGIGIDTPSVDYGASVDFPVHRVMLGANRYQIENLANLDTLPATGACVFVGVLKVRNGVEAPARILALVP
- a CDS encoding CBS domain-containing protein — translated: MNVKDLMIKNVATCGPETTLDTVALLMWDKDCGSIPIVDGEGALIGVITDRDIAMGCGLNHKAPWEITAREVWNNRQVFTSHPDDDIHTALQAMSEHRIRRLLVTDGNGHLEGILSADDIVACSEKGMSGRRAPELSYDDTMGMLKTVCIHH
- a CDS encoding SagB/ThcOx family dehydrogenase; this encodes MIRKKLTRFLLLAFSDLITTNGVAAMNDPAETLSLPQPHYEGKISVEAALQQRRSIRELSRQPLSKEEISQLLWAAQGVTHGQGFRTAPSAGALYPLELYLVIGQTQELEAGVYKYQPHEHTLLRITTEDRRNQLARAALGQDPVRHNGALLVFSGVEQRTARKYGQRGARYMHIEVGHAAQNVLLQAISLGLGAVVIGAFEDKEVARILEMPPNEQALYLLPVGRF